In one window of Camelus bactrianus isolate YW-2024 breed Bactrian camel chromosome 13, ASM4877302v1, whole genome shotgun sequence DNA:
- the HMGB4 gene encoding high mobility group protein B4 produces MGKEIQLKPKVNVSSYIHFLLNYRSKFKEQQPNACVGFKEFSRRCSEQWRAISKHEKAKYEALAKLDKARYQEEMMNYGGRRKKRRKRDPRAPRRPPSSFLLFCHDHYAQLKRENPNWSVVQVAKASGKMWSATTDIDKQPYEQRAALLRAKYHEDLGVYRTQFSARKKGLQGSAKNQRRGFEQTESDTADESN; encoded by the coding sequence ATGGGGAAAGAAATCCAGCTAAAACCCAAGGTAAATGTCTCTTCTTACATCCACTTTTTGCTGAATTACAGAAGCAAGTTCAAGGAGCAGCAGCCAAATGCCTGTGTTGGCTTTAAAGAGTTCTCTAGGAGGTGCTCGGAACAGTGGAGGGCCATCTCAAAGCACGAGAAGGCCAAGTACGAAGCCCTGGCCAAGCTCGACAAAGCCCGGTACCAGGAAGAGATGATGAATTACGGtggcaggaggaagaaaaggagaaagcgGGACCCCCGGGCACCCAGACGGCCTCCATCGTCCTTCCTACTCTTTTGCCACGACCACTATGCCCAGCTCAAGAGGGAGAATCCAAACTGGTCGGTGGTGCAGGTGGCAAAGGCCTCGGGGAAGATGTGGTCGGCAACGACAGACATTGACAAGCAGCCCTATGAGCAAAGAGCAGCTCTCCTGAGAGCTAAGTACCACGAGGACCTGGGCGTCTACCGTACACAGTTCAGTGCCCGGAAGAAGGGCCTCCAAGGGTCGGCTAAGAACCAGCGCAGAGGGTTCGAACAAACTGAGTCAGACACGGCTGATGAatccaattaa